ACAGACGTAGAATAGAACCTTATTTATACTGACCACTAATGCTGATGCATGTGGATGtgttacattttcatttctgCCGAGTTCATTGTCTAAAGAAACGTACACATTGCGTATACAAGAAATTCTCTTCTGATAGCGGCACATCCCGATAAACATCGAGATAACCATAGCTCGACATAAACGTCGTACAAGATGACAAACTAAGTTTGGGTGTCACGAACGAAAACGTAACCTGTCTCTATTGCTGTCCACTTATAGCAATAATATTTCATACTAATTTCACATTATGAAACCTTCACATTAAACCTGTCTTTATTCCTGTTTACTTACAGCTATAATATCTCATACTAATTTCAAATTACGAAACCTTGCACATTAAACCTGTCTTTACTTCTGTCCACTTAAAGCAATAATATCTCATACTAATTTCACATAATGAAACCTTCACATTAAACTTGTCTCTATGTCTGTTCAGTTATAGCAATATCTCATACTAATTTCACATTATGAAACCTTCACATTAAACCTGTCTCTATTCCTGATCACTTAAAGCAATAATAGATCATACTAATTTCACATAATGAAACCTTCACATTCAACCTGTCTTTATTCCTGTTCACTAAAAGCAATAATATCTCATACTAATTTCACATTATGAAACCTTCACATTAAGCCTGTCTTGTTTAACATGGAATAGTGTacactgaaaaacaacacaaagaacacattatattattcattacattttattatctgaaaatatttaatttggttGTCCGTTTAATTTTCCTACGAGGTACTGTTTGGTAGGATTTTTCTCCGTTTACTTCTGTATGACGTGAAACAACAGTCGGAATTGCATCTTGTTGTTTGCTTTGTTATTCTGTCAGAAAGCGCTTCATGGGTCGGATTTTCATTTCCGTTTTCTTCAACGAATAGTGGTGACCTTTAAACGAGTACCAGTTTACACCGTTGGCAAAGGAGGTGTGACTTCCCTTCAGGTAGAGGGCGTTAAGGTTAGAAGTATGACAGTTCGAGTACCACCACGCTCCATCAAATGTCTTGGCACAGTCTCTGGAATCTACATCTTTATCGAGATTTTTAGCACTGAACTGGGATCCATGGTGACGTGAAAAACTGTCCCCTGAAACAGAGACCCAGCAATACCTATTACCCAGATCAAATCTTATCAAAcctaaaacaaattagtttaatatatatatacatacatacatacatacatacatacatacatacatatatatatatatatatatatatatatatatatatatatatatatatatatatatatatatatatatatatatttatacattatttattttttgccaGAAACATTCCTTTTGTTGGTgattttcaaatacattttgtcTAATGCTGAGTAATATCAgccgcggatccaggattttttaatagagggggcTCAAAAACCcgatattatttttgaaaatagaatttaaaggtccttgacaggtggACGAGAtaatgtgtattctgtaatatatattgtttgaacaAAAATAGTTGGGCCGGGCCCCTTGGGCCTCGCATGAATTCGCGCCTGAATATATTCTTTCAACAAAAAATGGTAAATACAAAGGTCACGTGACGTACCCGCATCACCGCTGTAACCAATAACAAACAGTCGGTAGTAGTCGGTGACGGGACCAATAGAGAAGTAGTCGTAGATAGCATACGTCTTATTTCCATGCCAATCTTCCAGGTCCACCCTTAGCTGATACGGTCTTTGGTGGGTCAGACGATGGATGTTTTCATTGCCTGAAACGTTTAACGGGACTATCCTGAGATTTAAACCCTAGCAAGACTTCCGTTTGTAACcctcccccaacacacacacacacacacacacacacacacacacacacacacacacacaataatcaCACctgcttttaaaacaaaacctttgTTTGGCTGTTGGAAAAATAAGTGCATtgattatacaaatatattccaATGAAGAAGTAGTGCGGGATGCTGTAAAAATAATGCCATTATGCCATGACGTCACTTGCATTGAAGGATTGTCCGTCATTTCATTTACGTCCATCGGggtatgtcacggggatcctacaatacccgtaactgaataaaacacgattatccaaatatctctactaaatgtatatctattagatcccTCTGTATCAGGCAggctactacccgagtggcCGGCTCTAGGagtgatcagagataagatccgatataaatatatatatatatatatatatatatatatatatatatatatgtagcacgtttagttcactagaaaacacaacaaaacacaatacactttggaatctgtattaactctaacgctgacaaatgtacttgccgcagtagttaattaacaacaaatattatataataacaacccagagctaatcacttaattagttaatcactaggtgtctagtttacacaatagtctaatcacttcaccgtgatacaacacacacacacaca
Above is a genomic segment from Gigantopelta aegis isolate Gae_Host chromosome 7, Gae_host_genome, whole genome shotgun sequence containing:
- the LOC121377481 gene encoding microfibril-associated glycoprotein 4-like, translated to MKSTVFVSFNHYNADATTGREMTLGALLTLLCLFIQGVPGTEGKRYLGGAPAPTDCADIKILGETNNGVYTVYPRDGKDPISVYCDLTTDGGGWLVFQRREDGSENFYRNWEDYLIGFGHLSKEFWLGNENIHRLTHQRPYQLRVDLEDWHGNKTYAIYDYFSIGPVTDYYRLFVIGYSGDAGDSFSRHHGSQFSAKNLDKDVDSRDCAKTFDGAWWYSNCHTSNLNALYLKGSHTSFANGVNWYSFKGHHYSLKKTEMKIRPMKRFLTE